One part of the Gossypium raimondii isolate GPD5lz chromosome 1, ASM2569854v1, whole genome shotgun sequence genome encodes these proteins:
- the LOC105785863 gene encoding uncharacterized protein LOC105785863, whose amino-acid sequence MSALFNFHSFLMVVLLGICTCTFLKMQFPAILEQRTGFRGFFWKAARIGERLSPWVAVGCFTMGVSIIFF is encoded by the exons TCGGCACTCTtcaatttccattcatttttaaTGGTAGTGCTATTGGGAATCTGCACTTGCACTTTCTTGAAGATGCAATTTCCAGCAATCCTTGAACAGAGAACTGG CTTTCGAGGTTTCTTTTGGAAGGCAGCGAGAATAG GTGAACGCTTAAGTCCTTGGGTGGCTGTAGGGTGCTTCACAATGGGGGTGTCAATAATATTTTTCTGA